The genomic DNA TTGTAGTGAAGAATATTTACAGTACCAGGCATTCTATTCCAGGTGTTAGTGCGCGTGAACCAGTGCATAGTGCACTAAGAGCGGCTGATTTAGGTCATCTGATCTTGCTATTTATAACTCCTTGAGGTGGAATATGTTACAGAACACTGCTCCATTTAGAGCCTAACTGAGCTGATCCAATACAGAGAGTTTAAATGACTGACTATAAACTTTGGGAATTGAAAACAGCCTACTGGTTAGGGATCAGCCAGAGATATGAAATTACATTTAATATTGTAATAATTACTTTCACAAACTGAAACCATGCTCTTACGCAAACCTATTTAGCAATAGTACATAGTCTGGTTGACCTCCCTGTGTCTATCTGCTTATTAAGAATGTCATCTGCAACCGGGATATTCACTTTTGGTAAGGATTGTGTTAAATAAATTTTGGATTTTTTCTGATTATAGTAATGAATATTAAAGTGCTTTGAAATGAGGGTTCCTGAAAAATTTTTATTCACAAGAAACAACCTAACTGAATCATGCACGAACGAGAATGATTCAAGTGTGTAGTGCCATCAATGCTATACTGCAGATAGTTATGCTAATTTGATTACATTACTTGCTGACTTAAATAAGATTGCTTAATAAATTATCACAGTTAGTTTTGTGATAGGTAAATGGTGTCATTAGTTAGCCCAGTAACACAAAAATTAGTGCTGAACTACTGATTTGCAGTCTTGAGTTTCAGCTATGACACACATATTTGGGATTTCATTTGGAGGCAAGTTTTGCTGTATTTGCTGTGTTAACTGCAAGCGAGGAAAAGCaagaacgaacaaagaacagtacagcacagaaacaggccattcggccctccaagcctgcgccgatcttggtgcctgtctaaactaaaaccttctgcacttccggggaccatatccctctattcccatcctattcatgtatttgtcgttatcgtacctgcttccaccaccttccccggcagcaagttccaggcactctccacagagggtggtaagaacttgcctcgcacatcccctctaaactttgcccctcgtaccttaaacctatgtcccctagtaactgactcttccaccctgggaaaaatcttctgaccatccactctgtccatgccactcataactttgtaaacctctatcatgtcgcccctccacctctgtcgttccagtgaaacaatctgggtttatccaacctctcctcatagctaatgccctccagaccaggcaacatcctggtaaacctcttctgtaccctctccaaagcctccacgtcctggtagtgtggcgaccagaattgcacgcaatattctaagtgtggccgaactaaggttctgtacagctgcagcatgacttgataatttttatactctatgccccaaccgataaaggcaagcatgccgtatgccttcttgactaccttatccacctgcgttgccactttcagtgacctgtggacctgtacgcccagatctctctgcctgtcaatactcctaagggttctgccatttactgtatacttcccacctatattagatcttccaaaatgcattacctcacatttgtctggattaaactccatctgccatttctccgcccaagtctccaaccgatctatatcctgctgtatcctctgacaatcctcatcactatccgcaactccaccaacctttgtgttgtccgcaaacttactaatcagaccagctacactttcctccaaatcatttatatattctacaaacagcaaaggtcccagcactgatccctgcggaacaccactagtcacagccctctattcagaaaagcacccttcgctgctaccctctgccttctatgaccaagccagttctgtatccatcttgccagctcacctctgatccgatgtgacttcaccttttgtaccagtctgctatgagggaccttgacaaaggctttactgaagtccatatagacaacatccactgcccttccttcatcaatcatctttgtcacttcctcaaaaaactcaatcaagttagtgagacacgatctccccttcacaaaaccatgctgcctctcgctaataagttcatttgtttccaaatgggagtaaatcctgtcccgaagaatcctctcgaataatttccctaccactgacgtaaggctcaccagcctataatttcctggattatccttgctacccttaaaggaacaacattggctattctccagtcctctgtgacctcacctgtagccaatgaggatacaaagatttctgtcaaggccccagcaatttcttcccttgcctccctcagtattctggggtagatcccatcaggccctggggacgtatctaccttaaagctttgcaagacgcccgacacctcttcctttttgataacgacatgactgagactatctacactcccttccctagattcatcatccaccaagtccttctccttggtgaatactgatgcaaagtactcatttagtaccttgcccatttcctctggctccacgcatagattccctcctctgtccttgagtgggccaaacctttccctggttaccctcttgctctttatatacatataaaaagccttgggattctccttaatcctgtttgccaatgacttttcatgaccccttttagtcctcttgactccttgcttaagttccttcctactgtctttatattcctcaagggcttcgtctgttcccagccttccagcccttacgaatgcttcctttttctttttgacgaggctcacaatatcccttgttatccaaggttcccgaaacttgccaaacttatccttcttcctcacaggaacatgctggtcctggattctaatcaactgacgtttgaaagactcccacatgtcagatgttgatttaccctcaaacagccgcccccaatctaaattcttcagttcctgcctaatattgttataattagtcttcccccaatttagcaccctcaccagaggactactcttatccttattcacaagtaccttaaaacttatggaattatgatcactgttccagaaatgctcccctactgaaacttcgaccacctgtccgggctcactccccaatgccaggtccagtacggccccatccctagttggactatctacatattgtttcaagaagccctcctggatgctccttacaaattcttccccatccaagcccctagcactaagtgagtcccagtcaatataggggaagttaaaatcactcaccactacaaccctgttacctctacatctttccaaaatctgtcttcatatctgctcctctacctcccgctggctgacaCTCATACAGTCCTCTGGTGACGTGGTGAGGAGGGGCTTAACTCAGGATTAGGATTCATAGATCAAGAAGCAGGATTTGTTCCACTCTTGTGCTTGAGTGGATGAAGGAGCAATATGAAATGATGAAAATAAAGGAATTACTGGTGAGATTAATGAATAATGAATCGAGCATGAATATGTAAGCATTTTTAACTGCTGCCTGGAGATGTAAATTTCCATCAAAGCTGGACTGTGAGCTAAAATGCCAGAACGATCTGTTACCAGTGTTCTGAAGAGCATCGGTTTtggatgccatcactaagactgcctatttccacctccacaacattgcCCGATTCcgcccctcagctcatctgctgataccCTCCTTCGTGCCTTTGTTTccatctacacttgactattccaatggactCCTGGCTGGCTTTCCACATTCTaggtctctgtaaacttgaggacatccaaacctctgctgcctgtgtcttaacttgcaccaagtcctgttccctatcacccccgtgctcgctgacctacattggctcccggtcaagcaacatcttgattttaaaattctcatccttgttttcaaatccctccatggccttgcccatccctatctctgtaatctcatccagccccacaaccctccatgatatctacgctcctctaattctagcctcttgtgcatccttgatttaaatcgttccactattggtggccgtgcctttagctgcctaggcaccaagctttggaatacccttcctacacctctccacctcgcttttcttctttacgacactccttaaaacctgtctgtttgaccaagcttttgatcacctaacTTAATATCATCTTGGCGGCTTGGTGCCATGcttcattttataatgctcctgtaaagtgccttgggacattttattatgttaaagcttCTATATAGATATAAGTTGTTGGATGGCCTACATTCTCTCATGACCTTTCTATCTAAGGACAGAGTATTCATATTAGGAGCCATACAAATTGGTGATTCTCTTCCCCTGAGCTGGATATTTTGGAGGAAGTGTTTTCTTATCTTCAAAGTAAGGAATGTAGATCCGGGTAAGAAGTCACCAATTAAGTATATCAGAGTCTGGTGCAACATAATGCATCCCTGCTATTCTTCCACAGCAATGTGCCTTTACCCTAACCTCACTATATTGCTCTCGTGAACTTCCATTTTCTACATCAGTAATtcttaagaatataagaaataaaaGCAGTAGTAGGCTACATGGACcttcaaggctgctctgccattcaataatgtgGTTGATCCATATTATTTTCATTTTTTCATTCCGATTGCAGTCATCTTTCAAGTATGAGACTTATAAGTTGTGGTGAATTGTGGACAATATTGAGCTGTGGGACATCTTTTGCACGGGAACTTTACTGACTGCACAGGAATGTTTCCCCTGTTTAGTCTGGACCAAATTCAAACAACAGAAAAGGACAGTGTGCTAATTAATAAAAAAGAAACCTGGTTCCTAtgctcctactttctgttttcagcTGCAACATCCTGAGGAACCACATTAAAAACTGGGAAAATCAAGAGCATTACTGTACTACTCTCCCAGACCTCCTTGTTCAGAATGGGATTTGGGAGGCCTGGGAGTAGAGCTCTCAGCAGACAACGTGAAAAAGCAAGGAAAAAAATAGTGGAAGAGGTATTTCGACTTAGAAAAATATTATAGAAGTAATTTTTGAGCTTGCATTTGTTTCAAAACTAACCTCCATGTACACTGTCAATTAAAAGGCTAATGGCAAACTAATTGGATCATGAACTTACCTTGTCAGAAAAGCAGAGATCTATTACCTCTACAATACTTATTAGCAACATGTAATAACTAAGTTATATTCAAAAAACATTTTATATACCTTGGATAACAGATGACACTTTGTTTCTttaggacatgaagtaagaggtaatTTAGTTATCTGAATTAGTAATGGGGGTCAAAATTCCTGTTTTTGTTAATTTTAGTGTAGACTTGAATAAAAATATTGTGTGAGCCAATTTTCCAAAATAAATTGGTTCATAATTGCCCCTAGCTTGGGATATCACTTTTTCCTCATATACTTTTTAGTATAATTAGCAATTTTGTTCCTCATATTCCTATGAAAGCTACCCTCTGCACCAACACCACCAGCTCCCATTGTGTTAGGTGAATCAGAAACAAGCAAAATAATAAGGAATTTGCACCGGTCTTGGCCGAAGCAATTTTTGATTTCTGTGACAACTTTGGAGCGAAGTGTAGAGCCTTTACTAAGTTTACACAGCCTAACGCTTCGGTCAGTGCAGTTGCTGTGATTTTAACATGATCAACCAAGCTTTATTTGCAGAAACTATTGTAAGTTTATTTGTATATGTTCGCTAAGCCAGAAAGAATCAGACTATTATTAGCAAATTAGATTGGGAATATTGTGTTCCAAACCAGATAGGCACGTCAAGGTTTGATTTCCATTATTATAGTCATAACTGCATATTCAAATTACATCAGGGTGTCAAAGCTAAATACCATGGCATTGCTACTTGAACAATATGCATGCAATGAGAAAACATGCAACTCATGTACTTGATGTTAGCAATGACCAAAATAATCCTCACTGATGTCTCTCAGATCTGTACTAGCAATGGTTTGTGGGCTTGCACACGTGATGTTGTTGTATGTGTACATGGTTGTATGAGTTTCATCTCCTTCTACCACCGATTCGAAATAACGAGGAACTACATGGGGATTCTTCAGACAGTAATCCCTGAGTGACTTCAGCAAGCAGTCACAGTGCCACTTGTTATCTTCCAACAATAGTTGCTCCAGTTGTGATGACTGCTCCAAAAACTGTTCTGGGAAATGTCTTAAATAGTTGCTCTTAAGGTTCAGATACCTTAACTTGATCAATGGTGTAAGAGTATAATTAtagaaaaactcaataaagttctcTGATAAATCAAGCCAAGAGAGACGGTGAAGAGGCTGAAAGGTAGTATCAGAAATGTATGCAAGTTTATTGCACTTTAGTAGAAGATACTCCAGATTTGGTACACTTGTGAAGGCCTGAGGAGATAGCTGTACTAGTTTGTTGTAGCTGAAATCCAGCTCCAAAAGCTCTTGCAAGTCACTGAGGCTCTGATTGTCAATAACTGAAATGTAATTGTCTTGCAGGAAGAGTCTTCGAAGGCAGATCAATCCGGAAAATGTGTTTGGTTGAATTCTGGTGACTGCATTGTTTTGTAAATGCAGGCTATGAAGATTAGGAAGACCATTAAATGTATGGTCTGATAAATTCTTTAAAGAGTTACTGGATAGATTCAGTACGGCTACCTCATGAAGGCCAACAAATGCCCCTGGTTTGATCTCCTGAATCTGGTTATTGTTCAGAGTGAGAACTTCCAATTGTACTAAGCCATCAAATATGttttcagaaaggcttttgattTTGTTGTACCCAAATTGGAGTTCTTCCAGAAACTGAAGTTCTCTGAATGTCCTGTGCCTTAACCCTGTGATGGAGTTGTTGAGCAACCGAAGCACATGAAGATTTAGGAGTCCAGAGAATGTTTCTTCATATAATATAGTAATGCGATTGTGGGACAAGTCTAACCATCTGAGAGATTTCATTCCCATAAAAGCCCTAGGTACAATGGTGCTGATCTGGTTACAGCTCATATAAAGCTTTTGGAGCTTTTGCAGCTTCACAAAGATGTTCGCCTTTATCACTCGCAACAGATTTCCTGACAAATCAAGTTCCTTCAGCTCTGTCAAACTGATAAACAGTTGGGACTGCAGATATGTTAACCTATTTCCTGCCAAAATAAGCTCCTTTAAGTTTGTTAAGTCATGAAAGCCTGTAGCGGGCAAAACTGCCAGATTATTCCATCCCAGATTGAGGTACCAGAGGTGGGAGAGGCCAGAAAACAACACATCTTCAATTTTACTAAAGTTGTTATTGTTCAGACTAAGTGAGCCAAGAGACGGAGTGTGGAGAAATGCATTTAGTACCAGGTATTTCAATTTGTTCCTTTCCAAATGCAGGTGGACCAATTGTTTCAAACCGTAGAAGGCATGTTGATCAACACTAATTATGTGGCTATTCTCTAGGTTCACAAAGTCCAGATTAGACATGTTCCTGAAAGCGTGGGATGGAAGAACTGTGAAGTTATTAGAGTCAAACCAAACTGCTTTAGCATTAACTGGTACATCTTTCGGAATGCTGGTAAGATTACAAGAGCTGCAGTAGACATTCAGTTCTTCACTGTAGTCATCAAAAATGC from Heterodontus francisci isolate sHetFra1 chromosome 24, sHetFra1.hap1, whole genome shotgun sequence includes the following:
- the igfals gene encoding insulin-like growth factor-binding protein complex acid labile subunit; this encodes MHKSVEFCLVLVIVCLRFIPVLGTESQLPSGEESDDENLECPQVCTCIFDDYSEELNVYCSSCNLTSIPKDVPVNAKAVWFDSNNFTVLPSHAFRNMSNLDFVNLENSHIISVDQHAFYGLKQLVHLHLERNKLKYLVLNAFLHTPSLGSLSLNNNNFSKIEDVLFSGLSHLWYLNLGWNNLAVLPATGFHDLTNLKELILAGNRLTYLQSQLFISLTELKELDLSGNLLRVIKANIFVKLQKLQKLYMSCNQISTIVPRAFMGMKSLRWLDLSHNRITILYEETFSGLLNLHVLRLLNNSITGLRHRTFRELQFLEELQFGYNKIKSLSENIFDGLVQLEVLTLNNNQIQEIKPGAFVGLHEVAVLNLSSNSLKNLSDHTFNGLPNLHSLHLQNNAVTRIQPNTFSGLICLRRLFLQDNYISVIDNQSLSDLQELLELDFSYNKLVQLSPQAFTSVPNLEYLLLKCNKLAYISDTTFQPLHRLSWLDLSENFIEFFYNYTLTPLIKLRYLNLKSNYLRHFPEQFLEQSSQLEQLLLEDNKWHCDCLLKSLRDYCLKNPHVVPRYFESVVEGDETHTTMYTYNNITCASPQTIASTDLRDISEDYFGHC